A stretch of the Deltaproteobacteria bacterium genome encodes the following:
- a CDS encoding trypsin-like peptidase domain-containing protein — protein sequence MQLVTIAKSFLGLVILPCSLAAPALAIPLRDSSAYEMLSDGPTDSEVSVNTQNFLGTVALSNCSGALVQFGETDPTSPALVLTNGHCVERQLPQPGEVLVNIPSRRAFNLLDRAARNVLGTVNAKTMLYATMTDTDVALYLLDLTYEEIKDQYGIDPLTVTDQKPVTGTPISIVSGYWRRTYSCTIDGFVPELREDGWIFRDAIRYSADGCAVIGGTSGAPIIAGSDRTIVGINNTINENGARCTRNNPCEVDRTGNIVVRKGIGYGEQVYWFHSCLDSSGIAVDLQKPGCLLPKPK from the coding sequence ATGCAGTTAGTTACAATTGCTAAGTCATTTTTAGGATTGGTAATCCTTCCCTGTAGCCTAGCGGCACCCGCCCTCGCGATCCCATTACGGGACAGCTCTGCTTATGAAATGCTAAGCGATGGGCCGACGGATAGTGAAGTCTCAGTAAATACTCAAAACTTTCTTGGGACAGTGGCACTGAGCAATTGCTCTGGAGCCTTGGTCCAGTTTGGTGAAACCGACCCAACTAGCCCAGCTCTGGTCCTAACCAACGGCCACTGCGTTGAGCGACAACTGCCCCAACCTGGGGAAGTTCTAGTTAATATCCCGTCGCGGCGCGCCTTCAACCTGCTCGATCGCGCGGCCAGAAACGTACTGGGTACGGTGAACGCAAAGACTATGCTCTACGCGACGATGACAGACACCGATGTCGCTCTCTACCTCCTCGACCTGACTTACGAAGAGATAAAAGATCAGTATGGTATCGACCCGTTGACCGTCACCGACCAGAAGCCAGTCACGGGGACCCCGATCAGCATCGTATCCGGCTACTGGCGGCGTACCTATTCCTGCACAATCGACGGTTTCGTCCCGGAACTGCGCGAAGACGGATGGATTTTCCGCGATGCCATTCGGTATTCGGCTGACGGTTGCGCCGTGATTGGTGGCACCTCAGGAGCCCCGATTATTGCTGGTAGCGACCGTACCATCGTCGGCATCAACAACACCATCAACGAGAACGGCGCCCGTTGTACCCGCAACAACCCTTGCGAAGTCGATCGCACAGGTAATATTGTGGTGCGTAAGGGTATTGGATACGGTGAGCAGGTTTACTGGTTTCACAGCTGCCTAGACAGCAGTGGTATCGCTGTTGACCTCCAAAAGCCAGGATGTCTGTTACCTAAGCCAAAGTGA
- a CDS encoding DUF444 family protein, with the protein MPMHMESDLNRFRKIVRGKIKKELRRFISSGDLIGRQGKKRVTIPLPRIDIPHFQYGSNEQGGVGQGQGEVGDQVGQGEPQPGEGQAGDGEGQHSLEVDVTLQELAEILGEELALPNIENKGKKNIEDRQYKYTGILKQGPESLRHFKRTYKQALRRAISSGTYDPENPVIVPIKEDKRYRSYRVYNLPVANAAIIYMMDVSGSMGDEQKEIVRLTSFWLDTWLSTQYAGLERRYIIHDATAREVDQQTFYRTKESGGTLISSAYRLALKMIEESFDPSEWNIYLFHFSDGDNWSGNDTAECMKLLESHLIPAANLFAYGQVESRYGSGQFLRDLQKHFGDASNKITLAQIKDRDAIVDALKTFLGKGK; encoded by the coding sequence ATGCCCATGCACATGGAATCGGACCTCAACCGGTTTCGCAAAATCGTTCGCGGCAAAATCAAAAAGGAACTGCGTCGCTTTATCTCGTCCGGCGATCTGATCGGCAGACAGGGCAAGAAACGAGTGACGATTCCTTTGCCGCGGATAGACATTCCTCACTTTCAGTACGGCTCCAACGAGCAAGGCGGCGTTGGCCAAGGCCAAGGTGAAGTCGGGGATCAGGTGGGGCAGGGGGAACCGCAGCCAGGAGAGGGTCAAGCGGGCGACGGTGAGGGACAGCACAGTCTTGAGGTTGATGTCACTCTGCAAGAACTAGCCGAGATTCTTGGCGAAGAATTGGCGCTGCCCAATATTGAGAATAAAGGCAAAAAGAACATCGAGGACCGTCAGTATAAATATACTGGGATTCTCAAACAAGGTCCCGAGTCCCTACGCCATTTTAAGCGCACCTATAAGCAGGCGCTGCGCAGGGCGATTTCATCAGGTACTTACGATCCCGAGAATCCCGTGATCGTTCCGATCAAAGAAGATAAACGCTATCGCTCGTATCGCGTATATAACCTGCCCGTAGCCAATGCAGCCATCATCTACATGATGGACGTCTCCGGCTCCATGGGTGACGAACAAAAAGAGATCGTCCGCCTGACTAGCTTTTGGCTCGACACCTGGCTATCCACGCAATATGCGGGACTTGAGCGACGCTATATCATCCATGATGCGACTGCTCGGGAAGTGGATCAACAAACCTTCTACCGCACCAAAGAGTCAGGCGGCACCTTAATCAGCTCGGCGTACCGACTCGCACTGAAAATGATCGAGGAATCGTTCGATCCATCTGAGTGGAATATTTACCTGTTTCACTTTTCTGACGGTGACAACTGGTCAGGCAACGATACCGCCGAGTGTATGAAACTACTCGAGTCCCATTTGATCCCTGCTGCCAACCTTTTTGCCTACGGTCAGGTTGAATCGCGTTATGGTTCGGGACAATTCCTACGAGATTTACAAAAGCATTTTGGCGACGCTAGTAACAAAATAACCTTAGCGCAAATCAAAGATCGTGACGCTATAGTCGATGCGCTGAAAACCTTCCTTGGTAAAGGCAAATAA
- a CDS encoding SpoVR family protein encodes MHGYNTQLTPELQDIAAKLADAARAAGLDFFDTIFELVDYKQLNEIAAYGGFPTRYPHWRWGMEYERLSKSYTYGLSIIYEMVINNDPCYAYLLRANDLVYQKTVIAHVYGHCDFFKNNYWFSKTNRKMLNQMANHAVMIRKFIDDIGQDDVESFIDTCLSLENLIDIHAPFKSPQKPRSDTDEYGRPKPPAKIKAKPYMDTYINPAEFLEHQRRKQVEEAQRVKSFPENPERDVLKFLIDHAPMTSWEKRVLGIIRDESYYFAPQAQTKILNEGWATYWHSKMMTQIAPLHESEIIDYCDHFAGVVASHPGSLNPYKLGVELLRHIERRWDRGQFGIDYLHCDDPKKRAEWNKNLGLGKQKLLEVRRIHNDITFLDEFLDEDFCHESKMFIYDYDRRSNKYVISSRDFREIKQKLLQQLTNFGQPIIKVVDGNFRNRGELLLQHSHESVDLKHDTTLETLKNLHRVWKRPVHIETMIEEVKRRISYDGSNHQIEKI; translated from the coding sequence ATGCACGGCTACAACACGCAACTAACTCCCGAGCTTCAGGACATTGCAGCTAAACTGGCTGATGCCGCACGTGCTGCTGGCCTTGATTTCTTCGACACGATCTTTGAGCTCGTCGATTATAAGCAGCTTAACGAAATAGCCGCCTACGGTGGGTTCCCTACGCGCTATCCCCACTGGCGCTGGGGCATGGAATACGAACGTCTATCGAAAAGTTATACCTATGGCCTCTCGATTATCTATGAGATGGTCATCAACAACGATCCTTGTTACGCGTACCTACTGCGCGCCAACGACCTCGTATACCAAAAGACCGTCATTGCGCACGTCTACGGGCATTGCGATTTTTTTAAGAACAACTACTGGTTCAGTAAGACGAATCGCAAAATGCTGAATCAGATGGCCAACCATGCCGTTATGATCAGAAAATTTATTGATGATATTGGCCAAGATGACGTCGAATCATTTATCGACACCTGTTTGTCTCTCGAAAACCTGATCGACATCCACGCGCCATTTAAGTCACCGCAAAAGCCACGCAGCGATACCGATGAGTATGGTCGGCCAAAGCCGCCCGCAAAGATCAAAGCCAAGCCCTACATGGATACCTATATCAATCCCGCCGAGTTTCTTGAGCATCAGCGGCGCAAACAGGTTGAAGAGGCCCAAAGGGTCAAAAGTTTCCCGGAAAATCCCGAGCGTGATGTCCTCAAGTTTCTAATTGATCACGCGCCCATGACTAGCTGGGAAAAGCGCGTTTTAGGCATCATTAGAGACGAGTCTTACTATTTTGCGCCACAAGCCCAAACAAAAATTCTCAACGAAGGTTGGGCCACCTACTGGCATAGCAAGATGATGACGCAAATTGCTCCCTTGCACGAAAGCGAAATTATCGACTACTGCGATCATTTTGCCGGTGTCGTGGCATCTCATCCCGGCAGTTTGAATCCCTACAAACTAGGCGTCGAATTACTACGACACATCGAGCGACGCTGGGATCGCGGTCAGTTCGGTATCGACTACCTTCACTGCGACGACCCAAAAAAGCGGGCGGAATGGAACAAGAATCTCGGACTAGGTAAGCAGAAGCTCCTCGAAGTCCGACGCATCCATAATGACATCACATTTCTGGACGAGTTCTTGGACGAGGATTTCTGTCACGAGTCAAAGATGTTCATCTATGATTACGATAGGCGCTCCAATAAATATGTAATCTCAAGTCGGGACTTCCGTGAGATTAAGCAGAAGCTACTTCAGCAGCTAACGAATTTTGGCCAGCCGATTATCAAGGTAGTCGACGGTAATTTCCGCAATAGAGGCGAGTTGCTGCTGCAGCATAGTCACGAGAGTGTCGACCTAAAACATGACACGACTCTTGAAACGTTGAAGAATCTGCATCGAGTATGGAAGCGACCGGTGCACATCGAGACCATGATCGAAGAGGTTAAAAGAAGGATCTCGTATGATGGATCAAACCACCAAATCGAAAAGATTTGA